The Anguilla anguilla isolate fAngAng1 chromosome 4, fAngAng1.pri, whole genome shotgun sequence genome has a window encoding:
- the LOC118225931 gene encoding capping protein, Arp2/3 and myosin-I linker protein 3-like isoform X1, which translates to MASKEIASSCFVSVNREITESIRKAIDRSSIKFARGIKLDTKSGKSEDRILVLTTWRIYLLAAKVPAKVEITFNFLEIRAMTSHPELQVVIETDKSAYSLRLQSREHLDHVINHVNFALSRIFNNSVFAPSVCHSEGDASEGSRKVSPSSETSVETQRACGGFSETYAALCDYNGISCKEEVQWDVDTIYHSQDNREFNLLDFSHLESRDLAVIVASMAYNTWFTKLYCKDLRIGSEVMDQILHTLSKSSSLEEVTLENTGLRSDFPQKMALALSENPASVIHSLNLAHNTLDNQGVSSLVQQVCRLSKGLRLLNLSKTSLSAKGVVSLAQALCSSDDYSNSLLHLDLSRNPGALSGDDSTNLCLFLSQPNCLVHLDLSGTDCAVESLFGALLRGCCADLSYLNLSKNSFSHKKMKETLPMFRQFFSSAFSLTHISLASMKLPPDALRALFLGLSSNPHINDLHLDISGCELRSTGAVVLEECLPRLSSIATLDISDNGLDADLLSVLPALSRHPSIKHLLLGKNFNIKNSRVLDEVLQKLVQLIQEEECVLQSLSVADSRLRSRGTVLVNALGSNACLRRVDLSGNNMEDVGAKMLSKALQINTTLRSVTWDRNNTTATGFWDVARALEHNFTLQYMPLPLSDVTQAYRNTPEKTEQALVKIQRALLRNNQTQRFSQRQALRLHQGLVTSTAEQVMERLCVRVQQQVSVLRGVGDGEELKAAKQVLKEARNSRALYPSLCELAHVLSVDGPVRQKLDSLAGELAKAADKELQVIVDSMVSLCRELCPLSSSAAERLTPPLSSVSERVSIPRSTIRSALMERAAQDIHRALEEVKLSVVSYLTNSIVDHILQDLYATQKALTRQVSQVKHWEAAGEGGTGRRAHRHRDSLDITDEELGTSIDTIAIKKRSSRTRRIRPVSTRLSLCDDSSSSPPASAPPLSAPLSRSASWECLSTLPTQGAPLHHVTRVRPRPPRRHRRAHAPVDTHCTENGAVTPLDDGLPDFYTKRVLPDSQLSCLHKAQSLRRKKRRNMLAIFSFRRNRNSIQANHGTESRGGGVTSGEECRTMAMAPTGNATENVYTLLQPPRISGKAEPSREGPDGKVEDQRGEDQGGPAGVRPVQGIPLPGMGGQKPPSFSPRQKPEPDQEPYRQTDRQAGTDTHRLQQAEVGRQTVSTMQTDRQTVSTMQTERQTACTMQTDRQTVSTMQTDRQTVSTMQTDRQTVSTMQADRQTDRQTVSTMQIERLKAAVMWIDRQTASVDRQTVSADRQTDKQTVSADKQRELAERQTVSVDRQTVSADGQTASADKQRVLAERQTVSVDRQTVSADRQTVSADKHTHRQTVSVDRQTVSADGQTVSSDRQRVLAERQTVSVDRQTVSTDRQTDRRTISVDRQRVLAERQTVSVDRQTVSAIQSNRQTPPTVQPDRQTILTDRQTVSADRQTDRQTVSAGRQTDRQTVSAMPTAAVAHIDRQAVLYMQADRQTVSASIIQSNRQTVSIDRQTDRQAVSTIQSNRQTPPTMQPDRQTFLADRQTVSGMRTDRQTQGPPPLVERQAPPSAQTDRHTRPGGPTDRQMGGPPLEERRRCRGGPEGGVPLGGKPDPPPQSTKPNLAKLRQRPLLDSPGPEEEGRTERERDMGRREKKDREEDVDRGRETEGRPPPIPEKKSSMQPNVSSSVTTPKDVSNERKIQPPAPPTSIKPVLGLVTGAVSQGEEVVRSTVPVKPLRNKKALSCDAGTSRDSLGTVERPPNRKPPVKKPRLPQNRNKSLDYPDSSSAAPSNKEPL; encoded by the exons GTGGGTTTTCAGAGACATACGCTGCGCTGTGTGATTACAATGGCATCAGCTGCAAGGAGGAAGTGCAGTGg GATGTGGACACAATCTATCACTCTCAGGACAACAGAGAGTTTAACCTGCTGGACTTCAGTCATCTGGAaagcag GGACCTGGCAGTGATTGTGGCTTCCATGGCATACAACACCTGGTTCACAAAACTCTACTGCAAGGACCTGCGCATA GGGTCAGAGGTGATGGATCAGATTCTTCACACCCTCAGTAAATCCAGCAGTCTGGAGGAGGTCACCCTGGAGAACACTGGGCTCAGATC ggaCTTCCCTCAGAAGATGGCCTTGGCTCTGTCAGAAAACCCCGCCTCTGTAATCCACTCCCTCAACCTGGCGCACAACACGCTGGACAACCAAG GTGTGTCCAGCCTCGTCCAGCAGGTATGCCGACTAAGCAAAGGCCTGCGTCTGCTCAACCTGTCCAAGACCTCCCTCTCAGCCAAGG GTGTGGTGTCTCTCGCCCAGGCTCTCTGCTCCAGTGATGATTACTCAAACTCGCTGCTGCACCTGGACCTCAGCCGCAACCCAGGGGCTCTGTCTGGAGATGACTCCACG AACCTGTGCCTCTTCCTGTCTCAGCCAAACTGCCTGGTCCACTTGGACCTGTCTGgcacagactgtgctgtggaGTCG ctgTTTGGAGCTCTCTTGCGGGGCTGCTGTGCTGATCTCTCCTACCTGAACCTCTCCAAAAACTCTTTCTCTCACAA gaaaatGAAGGAGACTCTACCCATGTTCCGTCAGTTCTTCAGCTCGGCCTTCAGCCTCACCCACATCAGCCTGGCCTCCATGAAGCTGCCCCCCGATGCCCTCAG AGCTCTGTTCCTTGGTCTGTCCTCAAACCCTCATATTAATGACCTGCATCTGGACATCAGTGGCTGTGAG ctcAGGTCCACTGGAGCAGTGGTTCTAGAGGAGTGTCTCCCTAGGCTCTCCTCCATTGCCACTCTAGACATCTCTGATAATG GGTTGGATGCAGAtcttctctctgttctcccGGCTCTGTCTCGACATCCATCCATCAAACACCTGCTGCTGGGAAAGAACTTCAACATCAAGAACAG CAGGGTTCTGGATGAAGTCCTACAGAAACTGGTCCAACTCATTCAGGAGGAAGAGTGT GTTCTGCAGTCTCTCTCGGTGGCGGACTCGCGGCTGCGTTCTCGCGGGACGGTTCTGGTGAACGCTCTGGGCTCCAACGCCTGCCTGCGCCGGGTGGACCTGAGCGGGAACAACATGGAGGACGTGGGAGCCAAGATGCTGAGCAAAGCCCTGCAGATCAACACCACACTGAG GAGTGTGACTTGGGATCGCAACAACACCACGGCAACGGGATTCTGGGATGTGGCACGAGCACTGGAACa taACTTCACCCTCCAGTAcatgcccctccctctcagtgATGTCACCCAGGCATACCGCAACACCCCTGAGAAGACTGAGCAGGCACTTGTCAAG ATCCAGAGAGCTCTGCTGAGGAACAACCAGACACAGcgtttctcccaaagacaggcCCTGCGCCTGCACCAGGGCCTGGTCACCAGCACCGCCGAGCAG GTGATGgagcgcctgtgtgtgcgtgtgcagcagCAGGTGTCTGTCCTGCGGGGGGTCGGAGATGGGGAGGAGCTTAAAGCAGCCAAACAGGTGCTGAAGGAGGCCCGGAACTCCCGcgcg ctctacccctctctgtgtgagctGGCCCATGTGCTCTCAGTAGACGGGCCGGTCAGACAGAAGCTGGACTCGCTGGCAGGAGAACTGGCCAAAGCCGCGGACAAGGAGCTGCAG GTGATCGTGGACTCCATGGTGTCGCTCTGTCGGGagctctgccctctctcctcctcggCGGCCGAGcgcctgactccgcccctctcctccgTCTCCGAGCGCGTCTCCATCCCTCGCTCCACCATCCGCTCCGCCCTGATGGAGAGAGCGGCACAGGACATCCACCGAGCtctgga ggAGGTGAAACTGTCGGTTGTGTCTTATCTCACTAACTCCATAGTAGACCACATTCTGCAGGACCTCTATGCCACTCAGAAAGCCCTG actcgaCAGGTGTCGCAGGTGAAGCACTGGGaggcggcgggggaggggggcactggCAGGAGAGCACACCGACACCGAGACTCTCTGGACATCACAGACGAGGAGCTGGGCACCAGCAta GACACCATTGCCATTAAGAAGCGAAGCTCCAGGACCCGGCGAATTCGCCCTGTGTCCACCAGACTGA gTTTGTGCGATGACTCCAgctcctctccccctgcctcGGCTCCGCCCCTCTCCGCTCCCCTCTCCCGCTCGGCATCATGGGAGTGCCTGTCCACTCTGCCCACTCAGGGCGCGCCGCTGCATCATGTGACCCGGGTCAGGCCGAGGCCCCCACGGAGGCATCGAAGGGCGCATGCCCCCGTGGACacg cattgCACAGAGAATGGTGCTGTGACTCCGCTGGATGATGGACTTCCTGATTTTTACACCAAGAGAGTCTTGCCTGACAG TCAGTTGTCATGTCTGCATAAAGCCCAGTCTCTCAGAAGAAAGAAGAGGCGAAACATGCTGGCAATCTTCAGTTTCCGTAGGAACCGCAATTCAATCCAAGCCAATCATgggacagagagcagaggagggggTGTGACCTCTGGAGAAGAGTGTCGGACGATGGCCATGGCACCCACTGG CAATGCCACTGAAAACGTGTACACCCTGCTCCAGCCCCCAAGGATTTCTGGGAAGGCAGAGCCCTCCAGGGAAGGCCCTGATGGGAAGGTGGAGGACCAGAGGGGGGAGGACCAGGGGGGGCCGGCGGGAGTCCGGCCGGTGCAGGGCATACCACTGCCTGGTATGGGGGGACAAAAGCCCCCCTCATTCTCACCTAGACAG AAGCCCGAGCCCGACCAGGAgccgtacagacagacagacagacaggcaggcacagacacacacagactgcagcaggCAGAGGTAGGCAGGCAGACAGTATCTaccatgcagacagacagacagacagtatcTACCatgcagacagaaagacagacagcatGTACCATGCAGACAGACCGCCAGACAGTATCTaccatgcagacagacaggcagacagtaTCTaccatgcagacagacagacagacagtatcTACcatgcaggcagacagacagacagacagacagacggtaTCTACCATGCAGATTGAAAGACTGAAGGCTGCAGTCATGTGGATTGACAGACAAACAGCCTcagtggacagacagacagtgtcagCAGATAGACAGACTGACAAACAGACAGTATCAGCAGATAAACAGAGAGAATTAGCAGAAAGGCAGACAGTATCAGTAGATAGACAGACAGTTTcagcagatggacagacagcaTCAGCAGATAAACAGAGAGTATTAGCAGAAAGGCAGACAGTAtcagtagacagacagactgtgtcagcagaca gACAGACAGTATCAgcagataaacatacacacagacagactgtatcagtagatagacagacagtttcagcagatggacagacagtaTCATCAGATAGACAGAGAGTATTAGCAGAAAGGCAGACAGTAtcagtagacagacagacagtgtcaacagacagacagactgacagacggACAATATCAGTAGATAGACAGAGAGTATtagcagaaagacagacagtatcagtagacagacagactgtaTCAGCCATACAGTCTAACAGACAGACACCACCAACAGTGCagcctgacagacagacaatattaacggacagacagacagtatcagca gacagacagactgacagacagacagtatcagcaggcagacagactgacagacagacagtgtcagCCATGCCGACGGCTGCAGTCGCACATATTGACAGACAGGCAGTATTGTACAtgcaagcagacagacagacagtatcAGCCAGTATCATACAGTCTAACAGACAAACAGTATcaatagacagacagactgacagacaggcagtatCAACCATACAGTCTAACAGACAGACACCACCGACAATGCagcctgacagacagacatttttggcagacagacagacagtgtcaggcatgaggacagacagacagacacaaggGCCACCCCCATTGGTCGAGAggcaggccccgcccagcgctcagacggacagacacacaaggCCGGGGGGACcgacggacagacagatgggaGGTCCGcccctggaggagaggaggcgatGCCGAGGAGGTCCGGAGGGAGGCGTCCCGCTGGGGGGGAAAcccgacccccctccccagagcaCCAAGCCAAACCTGGCCAAACTCAGACAGAGACCCCTGCTGGACAGCCCTG GgccagaggaggagggaaggacggaacgagagagagacatggggagaagagaaaagaaagacagagaagaagacgtggacagaggaagagaaactGAAGGGCGACCTCCTCCCATCCCTGAaaag AAGAGTAGCATGCAGCCAAATGTATCCAGTTCTGTGACCACACCAAAGGATGTATCCAATGAGAGGAAGATCCAGCCTCCCGCTCCTCCTACCTCTATCAAGCCTGTGCTAGGATTGGTTACTGGGGCTGTCTCTCAAG GTGAGGAGGTGGTGCGATCCACAGTGCCTGTGAAGCCCCTGAGGAATAAGAAAGCCCTGTCCTGTGATGCAG GCACCAGCAGGGACAGCCTCGGTACTGTGGAAAGGCCCCCAAATCGCAAACCCCCTGTGAAAAAGCCCAGACTCCCccagaacagaaacaaatctCTGGACTACCCTg aCAGCAGCAGCGCGGCGCCTAGCAACAAGGAACCGTTGTGA
- the LOC118225931 gene encoding capping protein, Arp2/3 and myosin-I linker protein 3-like isoform X2, producing the protein MASKEIASSCFVSVNREITESIRKAIDRSSIKFARGIKLDTKSGKSEDRILVLTTWRIYLLAAKVPAKVEITFNFLEIRAMTSHPELQVVIETDKSAYSLRLQSREHLDHVINHVNFALSRIFNNSVFAPSVCHSEGDASEGSRKVSPSSETSVETQRACGGFSETYAALCDYNGISCKEEVQWDVDTIYHSQDNREFNLLDFSHLESRDLAVIVASMAYNTWFTKLYCKDLRIGSEVMDQILHTLSKSSSLEEVTLENTGLRSDFPQKMALALSENPASVIHSLNLAHNTLDNQGVSSLVQQVCRLSKGLRLLNLSKTSLSAKGVVSLAQALCSSDDYSNSLLHLDLSRNPGALSGDDSTNLCLFLSQPNCLVHLDLSGTDCAVESLFGALLRGCCADLSYLNLSKNSFSHKKMKETLPMFRQFFSSAFSLTHISLASMKLPPDALRALFLGLSSNPHINDLHLDISGCELRSTGAVVLEECLPRLSSIATLDISDNGLDADLLSVLPALSRHPSIKHLLLGKNFNIKNRVLDEVLQKLVQLIQEEECVLQSLSVADSRLRSRGTVLVNALGSNACLRRVDLSGNNMEDVGAKMLSKALQINTTLRSVTWDRNNTTATGFWDVARALEHNFTLQYMPLPLSDVTQAYRNTPEKTEQALVKIQRALLRNNQTQRFSQRQALRLHQGLVTSTAEQVMERLCVRVQQQVSVLRGVGDGEELKAAKQVLKEARNSRALYPSLCELAHVLSVDGPVRQKLDSLAGELAKAADKELQVIVDSMVSLCRELCPLSSSAAERLTPPLSSVSERVSIPRSTIRSALMERAAQDIHRALEEVKLSVVSYLTNSIVDHILQDLYATQKALTRQVSQVKHWEAAGEGGTGRRAHRHRDSLDITDEELGTSIDTIAIKKRSSRTRRIRPVSTRLSLCDDSSSSPPASAPPLSAPLSRSASWECLSTLPTQGAPLHHVTRVRPRPPRRHRRAHAPVDTHCTENGAVTPLDDGLPDFYTKRVLPDSQLSCLHKAQSLRRKKRRNMLAIFSFRRNRNSIQANHGTESRGGGVTSGEECRTMAMAPTGNATENVYTLLQPPRISGKAEPSREGPDGKVEDQRGEDQGGPAGVRPVQGIPLPGMGGQKPPSFSPRQKPEPDQEPYRQTDRQAGTDTHRLQQAEVGRQTVSTMQTDRQTVSTMQTERQTACTMQTDRQTVSTMQTDRQTVSTMQTDRQTVSTMQADRQTDRQTVSTMQIERLKAAVMWIDRQTASVDRQTVSADRQTDKQTVSADKQRELAERQTVSVDRQTVSADGQTASADKQRVLAERQTVSVDRQTVSADRQTVSADKHTHRQTVSVDRQTVSADGQTVSSDRQRVLAERQTVSVDRQTVSTDRQTDRRTISVDRQRVLAERQTVSVDRQTVSAIQSNRQTPPTVQPDRQTILTDRQTVSADRQTDRQTVSAGRQTDRQTVSAMPTAAVAHIDRQAVLYMQADRQTVSASIIQSNRQTVSIDRQTDRQAVSTIQSNRQTPPTMQPDRQTFLADRQTVSGMRTDRQTQGPPPLVERQAPPSAQTDRHTRPGGPTDRQMGGPPLEERRRCRGGPEGGVPLGGKPDPPPQSTKPNLAKLRQRPLLDSPGPEEEGRTERERDMGRREKKDREEDVDRGRETEGRPPPIPEKKSSMQPNVSSSVTTPKDVSNERKIQPPAPPTSIKPVLGLVTGAVSQGEEVVRSTVPVKPLRNKKALSCDAGTSRDSLGTVERPPNRKPPVKKPRLPQNRNKSLDYPDSSSAAPSNKEPL; encoded by the exons GTGGGTTTTCAGAGACATACGCTGCGCTGTGTGATTACAATGGCATCAGCTGCAAGGAGGAAGTGCAGTGg GATGTGGACACAATCTATCACTCTCAGGACAACAGAGAGTTTAACCTGCTGGACTTCAGTCATCTGGAaagcag GGACCTGGCAGTGATTGTGGCTTCCATGGCATACAACACCTGGTTCACAAAACTCTACTGCAAGGACCTGCGCATA GGGTCAGAGGTGATGGATCAGATTCTTCACACCCTCAGTAAATCCAGCAGTCTGGAGGAGGTCACCCTGGAGAACACTGGGCTCAGATC ggaCTTCCCTCAGAAGATGGCCTTGGCTCTGTCAGAAAACCCCGCCTCTGTAATCCACTCCCTCAACCTGGCGCACAACACGCTGGACAACCAAG GTGTGTCCAGCCTCGTCCAGCAGGTATGCCGACTAAGCAAAGGCCTGCGTCTGCTCAACCTGTCCAAGACCTCCCTCTCAGCCAAGG GTGTGGTGTCTCTCGCCCAGGCTCTCTGCTCCAGTGATGATTACTCAAACTCGCTGCTGCACCTGGACCTCAGCCGCAACCCAGGGGCTCTGTCTGGAGATGACTCCACG AACCTGTGCCTCTTCCTGTCTCAGCCAAACTGCCTGGTCCACTTGGACCTGTCTGgcacagactgtgctgtggaGTCG ctgTTTGGAGCTCTCTTGCGGGGCTGCTGTGCTGATCTCTCCTACCTGAACCTCTCCAAAAACTCTTTCTCTCACAA gaaaatGAAGGAGACTCTACCCATGTTCCGTCAGTTCTTCAGCTCGGCCTTCAGCCTCACCCACATCAGCCTGGCCTCCATGAAGCTGCCCCCCGATGCCCTCAG AGCTCTGTTCCTTGGTCTGTCCTCAAACCCTCATATTAATGACCTGCATCTGGACATCAGTGGCTGTGAG ctcAGGTCCACTGGAGCAGTGGTTCTAGAGGAGTGTCTCCCTAGGCTCTCCTCCATTGCCACTCTAGACATCTCTGATAATG GGTTGGATGCAGAtcttctctctgttctcccGGCTCTGTCTCGACATCCATCCATCAAACACCTGCTGCTGGGAAAGAACTTCAACATCAAGAACAG GGTTCTGGATGAAGTCCTACAGAAACTGGTCCAACTCATTCAGGAGGAAGAGTGT GTTCTGCAGTCTCTCTCGGTGGCGGACTCGCGGCTGCGTTCTCGCGGGACGGTTCTGGTGAACGCTCTGGGCTCCAACGCCTGCCTGCGCCGGGTGGACCTGAGCGGGAACAACATGGAGGACGTGGGAGCCAAGATGCTGAGCAAAGCCCTGCAGATCAACACCACACTGAG GAGTGTGACTTGGGATCGCAACAACACCACGGCAACGGGATTCTGGGATGTGGCACGAGCACTGGAACa taACTTCACCCTCCAGTAcatgcccctccctctcagtgATGTCACCCAGGCATACCGCAACACCCCTGAGAAGACTGAGCAGGCACTTGTCAAG ATCCAGAGAGCTCTGCTGAGGAACAACCAGACACAGcgtttctcccaaagacaggcCCTGCGCCTGCACCAGGGCCTGGTCACCAGCACCGCCGAGCAG GTGATGgagcgcctgtgtgtgcgtgtgcagcagCAGGTGTCTGTCCTGCGGGGGGTCGGAGATGGGGAGGAGCTTAAAGCAGCCAAACAGGTGCTGAAGGAGGCCCGGAACTCCCGcgcg ctctacccctctctgtgtgagctGGCCCATGTGCTCTCAGTAGACGGGCCGGTCAGACAGAAGCTGGACTCGCTGGCAGGAGAACTGGCCAAAGCCGCGGACAAGGAGCTGCAG GTGATCGTGGACTCCATGGTGTCGCTCTGTCGGGagctctgccctctctcctcctcggCGGCCGAGcgcctgactccgcccctctcctccgTCTCCGAGCGCGTCTCCATCCCTCGCTCCACCATCCGCTCCGCCCTGATGGAGAGAGCGGCACAGGACATCCACCGAGCtctgga ggAGGTGAAACTGTCGGTTGTGTCTTATCTCACTAACTCCATAGTAGACCACATTCTGCAGGACCTCTATGCCACTCAGAAAGCCCTG actcgaCAGGTGTCGCAGGTGAAGCACTGGGaggcggcgggggaggggggcactggCAGGAGAGCACACCGACACCGAGACTCTCTGGACATCACAGACGAGGAGCTGGGCACCAGCAta GACACCATTGCCATTAAGAAGCGAAGCTCCAGGACCCGGCGAATTCGCCCTGTGTCCACCAGACTGA gTTTGTGCGATGACTCCAgctcctctccccctgcctcGGCTCCGCCCCTCTCCGCTCCCCTCTCCCGCTCGGCATCATGGGAGTGCCTGTCCACTCTGCCCACTCAGGGCGCGCCGCTGCATCATGTGACCCGGGTCAGGCCGAGGCCCCCACGGAGGCATCGAAGGGCGCATGCCCCCGTGGACacg cattgCACAGAGAATGGTGCTGTGACTCCGCTGGATGATGGACTTCCTGATTTTTACACCAAGAGAGTCTTGCCTGACAG TCAGTTGTCATGTCTGCATAAAGCCCAGTCTCTCAGAAGAAAGAAGAGGCGAAACATGCTGGCAATCTTCAGTTTCCGTAGGAACCGCAATTCAATCCAAGCCAATCATgggacagagagcagaggagggggTGTGACCTCTGGAGAAGAGTGTCGGACGATGGCCATGGCACCCACTGG CAATGCCACTGAAAACGTGTACACCCTGCTCCAGCCCCCAAGGATTTCTGGGAAGGCAGAGCCCTCCAGGGAAGGCCCTGATGGGAAGGTGGAGGACCAGAGGGGGGAGGACCAGGGGGGGCCGGCGGGAGTCCGGCCGGTGCAGGGCATACCACTGCCTGGTATGGGGGGACAAAAGCCCCCCTCATTCTCACCTAGACAG AAGCCCGAGCCCGACCAGGAgccgtacagacagacagacagacaggcaggcacagacacacacagactgcagcaggCAGAGGTAGGCAGGCAGACAGTATCTaccatgcagacagacagacagacagtatcTACCatgcagacagaaagacagacagcatGTACCATGCAGACAGACCGCCAGACAGTATCTaccatgcagacagacaggcagacagtaTCTaccatgcagacagacagacagacagtatcTACcatgcaggcagacagacagacagacagacagacggtaTCTACCATGCAGATTGAAAGACTGAAGGCTGCAGTCATGTGGATTGACAGACAAACAGCCTcagtggacagacagacagtgtcagCAGATAGACAGACTGACAAACAGACAGTATCAGCAGATAAACAGAGAGAATTAGCAGAAAGGCAGACAGTATCAGTAGATAGACAGACAGTTTcagcagatggacagacagcaTCAGCAGATAAACAGAGAGTATTAGCAGAAAGGCAGACAGTAtcagtagacagacagactgtgtcagcagaca gACAGACAGTATCAgcagataaacatacacacagacagactgtatcagtagatagacagacagtttcagcagatggacagacagtaTCATCAGATAGACAGAGAGTATTAGCAGAAAGGCAGACAGTAtcagtagacagacagacagtgtcaacagacagacagactgacagacggACAATATCAGTAGATAGACAGAGAGTATtagcagaaagacagacagtatcagtagacagacagactgtaTCAGCCATACAGTCTAACAGACAGACACCACCAACAGTGCagcctgacagacagacaatattaacggacagacagacagtatcagca gacagacagactgacagacagacagtatcagcaggcagacagactgacagacagacagtgtcagCCATGCCGACGGCTGCAGTCGCACATATTGACAGACAGGCAGTATTGTACAtgcaagcagacagacagacagtatcAGCCAGTATCATACAGTCTAACAGACAAACAGTATcaatagacagacagactgacagacaggcagtatCAACCATACAGTCTAACAGACAGACACCACCGACAATGCagcctgacagacagacatttttggcagacagacagacagtgtcaggcatgaggacagacagacagacacaaggGCCACCCCCATTGGTCGAGAggcaggccccgcccagcgctcagacggacagacacacaaggCCGGGGGGACcgacggacagacagatgggaGGTCCGcccctggaggagaggaggcgatGCCGAGGAGGTCCGGAGGGAGGCGTCCCGCTGGGGGGGAAAcccgacccccctccccagagcaCCAAGCCAAACCTGGCCAAACTCAGACAGAGACCCCTGCTGGACAGCCCTG GgccagaggaggagggaaggacggaacgagagagagacatggggagaagagaaaagaaagacagagaagaagacgtggacagaggaagagaaactGAAGGGCGACCTCCTCCCATCCCTGAaaag AAGAGTAGCATGCAGCCAAATGTATCCAGTTCTGTGACCACACCAAAGGATGTATCCAATGAGAGGAAGATCCAGCCTCCCGCTCCTCCTACCTCTATCAAGCCTGTGCTAGGATTGGTTACTGGGGCTGTCTCTCAAG GTGAGGAGGTGGTGCGATCCACAGTGCCTGTGAAGCCCCTGAGGAATAAGAAAGCCCTGTCCTGTGATGCAG GCACCAGCAGGGACAGCCTCGGTACTGTGGAAAGGCCCCCAAATCGCAAACCCCCTGTGAAAAAGCCCAGACTCCCccagaacagaaacaaatctCTGGACTACCCTg aCAGCAGCAGCGCGGCGCCTAGCAACAAGGAACCGTTGTGA